The Corynebacterium renale genome includes a region encoding these proteins:
- a CDS encoding HNH endonuclease signature motif containing protein, with the protein MQLTDLPRHIRRRPGVNPPAFFCRSDQTDKTAVLLEDARRIEFMALEHLMPKGHEPLRDVLKRLKAVTNFSEGRAKRILIVGMDILYRLPRVLDLQRQLHLLDTEHIGMLASVFEAAEADTFDAIDHQLEKLLTPTMPRQAFPDYTALRKKLTTILVATNPHLKEEPTREELPPFDLDLPGEDDQDGDGIANLRAELTKPDGLILEEAIRKIAARYSCSRQEAFHKLLFDNITVNLTLNVYQAQDIPDAPAWVSGIGWMTGALRDELLGKVTATRDLADYKDVVSNSYTPSAGIKAYLEGRDGTCGLPGCMTPAHRCQKDHRVEYAEGGPTSANNMVDLCSSDHNHKTHGGLHYVLDPETGTTMWLHTDGTFEVGLATGPLSPQGKWEAMTIAQYRTERAARARHARRK; encoded by the coding sequence ATGCAACTTACCGACTTACCACGCCACATCCGCCGCCGGCCTGGAGTTAACCCGCCAGCATTCTTCTGCCGCAGCGACCAAACAGATAAAACCGCCGTCCTCCTCGAAGACGCCAGACGCATAGAATTCATGGCCCTAGAACACCTCATGCCCAAAGGCCACGAACCCTTACGCGACGTACTCAAACGTCTCAAAGCAGTCACTAACTTCAGTGAAGGCCGTGCCAAACGCATCCTCATTGTCGGCATGGACATCCTCTACCGACTACCTAGGGTGCTTGATTTGCAACGCCAACTTCACCTGCTAGACACAGAACACATCGGCATGCTGGCATCGGTCTTCGAAGCAGCAGAGGCAGATACCTTCGACGCGATCGACCACCAGTTAGAAAAACTTCTGACCCCCACCATGCCCAGGCAAGCGTTCCCTGATTACACCGCACTGCGCAAGAAACTCACCACCATCCTGGTAGCAACCAACCCCCACCTTAAGGAAGAACCCACCCGGGAAGAACTGCCACCTTTTGATTTAGACCTCCCAGGCGAAGACGACCAAGACGGCGACGGTATAGCCAACCTTCGTGCGGAGTTGACCAAACCTGATGGGCTGATTTTGGAGGAGGCAATCCGGAAAATAGCAGCACGCTACAGTTGCTCTAGGCAAGAGGCTTTCCATAAGCTGCTCTTTGACAACATCACCGTGAACTTGACGTTAAACGTCTACCAAGCCCAGGACATCCCTGATGCTCCCGCGTGGGTATCGGGTATCGGGTGGATGACCGGTGCCTTACGTGATGAACTCCTAGGCAAAGTGACCGCTACCCGGGATCTGGCTGACTATAAGGACGTGGTGTCGAACTCGTATACCCCGAGTGCTGGTATTAAGGCCTACTTAGAAGGCCGTGATGGGACCTGCGGGCTACCGGGGTGTATGACACCGGCCCATAGGTGTCAGAAGGATCACCGGGTGGAGTATGCCGAAGGTGGGCCCACGTCAGCTAACAACATGGTGGACCTGTGTTCGAGTGACCATAATCATAAAACTCATGGTGGGTTGCATTATGTTCTTGATCCGGAGACAGGGACCACGATGTGGTTGCATACTGATGGCACGTTTGAAGTCGGGTTGGCTACTGGCCCGTTGTCGCCGCAGGGGAAGTGGGAGGCGATGACTATTGCTCAGTACCGCACAGAGCGTGCGGCCCGGGCACGCCACGCACGCAGAAAGTAA
- the deoC gene encoding deoxyribose-phosphate aldolase — protein MSQLLNRSDVAYMIDHTLLTPEATGADVDKLIEEAAELGTYSVCVSPSRLPIEVPEKLHVAAVCGFPSGAVATEVKAAEAARAVADGADEIDMVINLGLVKEGKWDAVAADIQAVKEAVGDKVLKVILETAVLNDGEIVAACEASEKAGADFVKTSTGFHPAGGASTHAVELMRKTVGDRLGVKASGGIRDAETATAMIAAGANRLGLSSSAKVLEGGDK, from the coding sequence ATGTCACAGTTACTTAACCGTTCCGATGTCGCCTACATGATCGACCATACTTTGCTCACCCCGGAAGCAACGGGTGCGGACGTCGATAAGCTCATTGAAGAGGCCGCTGAGCTGGGTACGTACTCGGTGTGTGTCTCGCCGTCGCGTCTGCCCATCGAGGTTCCGGAAAAGTTGCACGTTGCCGCTGTCTGTGGCTTCCCATCCGGCGCCGTAGCAACAGAGGTCAAGGCTGCTGAGGCAGCTCGCGCCGTCGCTGATGGTGCCGATGAAATCGATATGGTCATCAACCTGGGCCTGGTCAAAGAAGGCAAGTGGGATGCCGTCGCAGCCGATATCCAGGCAGTCAAGGAGGCTGTGGGCGACAAGGTGCTCAAGGTCATCCTCGAAACCGCAGTGCTTAACGACGGCGAAATCGTGGCCGCCTGTGAAGCCTCCGAGAAGGCAGGGGCCGACTTCGTGAAAACCTCTACCGGATTCCACCCCGCAGGTGGCGCAAGCACCCACGCCGTGGAACTCATGCGCAAGACCGTCGGTGACCGCCTGGGCGTGAAGGCTTCCGGTGGCATCCGCGACGCCGAGACCGCCACAGCAATGATCGCAGCTGGTGCCAACCGCCTGGGGCTGTCCAGCTCTGCGAAGGTCCTCGAAGGGGGGGACAAGTAA
- a CDS encoding NADPH-dependent FMN reductase — protein sequence MVTYQISVLVGSLRAGSYARMIANATLELFPADFHTEIVEIGHLPLYNFDYDDPESPLELPAEYTEFRSRIAGSDGVLFVTPENNRTIPACLKNAVDIGSKPNNDVAWKGLPAGIISHSVGRMGGYSSQKNLRLALSYFDMPMLGQPEVFLGQSPTLVGPDGFTVEKTKDFVADYVARFADLVRGEARAR from the coding sequence ATTGTGACTTATCAGATTTCCGTTCTCGTGGGTAGCTTGCGTGCTGGGTCGTATGCCCGAATGATCGCAAACGCCACCCTGGAGCTTTTCCCTGCAGACTTCCACACGGAGATTGTAGAGATTGGCCACCTGCCGCTCTACAACTTCGACTACGACGACCCCGAGTCGCCCCTTGAACTGCCCGCGGAGTACACCGAGTTCCGATCCCGGATCGCTGGCAGTGATGGCGTACTGTTTGTCACCCCAGAGAACAACCGGACTATCCCGGCGTGTTTGAAGAATGCGGTGGACATCGGATCGAAGCCAAATAATGATGTGGCGTGGAAAGGCCTCCCCGCTGGGATTATCAGCCATTCCGTAGGCCGCATGGGTGGTTACAGTTCCCAAAAGAATCTGCGCCTGGCATTGTCCTACTTTGACATGCCGATGCTGGGCCAGCCCGAGGTTTTCCTAGGCCAGTCCCCGACCTTGGTGGGCCCGGATGGGTTCACCGTGGAGAAGACTAAGGACTTCGTAGCCGACTACGTGGCTCGGTTCGCTGACTTGGTCCGAGGGGAAGCCCGCGCTCGTTAG
- a CDS encoding sugar-binding transcriptional regulator: MDQRDVQSLQAAKLYYRQELSQAEVAAQMGISRPTVAKLIQHAKDRGFVTVEIHDPQEEGSQVTSTLMEAFGLRAVHMIHVPVGVDATNEDLGIAGARYLEEIVEDGMSIGVSWGKTLLAVARNLRHTTVKARQIVQLKGGSSRSHLATNDFETINQFCMAFNAPALALPLPVIFDRQETKDIVEQDSHIADVLQQGRETDLAVFTVGSARRESLLLNLGYLSEDAADRLLGRAVGDVCSRFYTYEGEIADPETNALTVGIHVDELRSRPRRVLVAGSLHKAAAIETALWMGMATDLVIDRPTAVRVLQLHEQRQMRKSGNV; the protein is encoded by the coding sequence ATGGATCAGCGCGATGTGCAGTCCTTGCAGGCTGCAAAATTGTACTACCGGCAGGAATTGAGTCAGGCGGAAGTTGCCGCCCAGATGGGGATTTCGCGTCCTACGGTGGCGAAGCTTATTCAGCATGCCAAGGATCGCGGTTTTGTGACTGTGGAAATCCACGACCCGCAGGAGGAAGGCTCGCAGGTGACCTCCACGTTGATGGAGGCTTTCGGGTTGCGTGCGGTGCATATGATTCATGTCCCGGTGGGGGTGGATGCCACGAATGAGGATTTAGGTATTGCCGGTGCCCGCTACCTTGAGGAGATTGTGGAAGATGGCATGTCCATTGGTGTGTCGTGGGGGAAGACGCTGCTGGCGGTTGCCCGAAACCTGCGGCATACGACGGTGAAGGCGCGCCAGATTGTGCAGCTGAAAGGGGGATCGTCGCGTTCGCACCTGGCCACGAATGATTTTGAGACGATTAATCAGTTCTGCATGGCATTCAACGCTCCGGCGCTCGCGCTGCCGTTGCCTGTGATTTTTGATCGCCAAGAGACCAAGGACATCGTGGAGCAGGATTCGCATATTGCCGACGTCCTCCAGCAGGGCCGGGAAACGGATCTGGCGGTGTTTACGGTGGGGTCGGCGCGCCGGGAGAGTCTGTTGCTTAATTTGGGGTATTTGTCCGAAGACGCAGCAGACCGTCTGCTCGGCCGGGCGGTGGGGGATGTGTGCTCGCGCTTTTATACCTACGAGGGTGAGATTGCAGATCCGGAGACCAATGCGCTCACCGTGGGGATCCATGTGGATGAGTTGCGTAGCCGTCCGCGCAGGGTGCTGGTTGCGGGGAGTTTGCATAAAGCGGCGGCGATTGAGACGGCCTTGTGGATGGGGATGGCCACAGATCTGGTCATTGATCGGCCGACGGCCGTGCGTGTGCTGCAGCTGCATGAACAGCGCCAGATGCGGAAAAGCGGGAACGTGTAA
- a CDS encoding phospho-sugar mutase — protein MNRELHDKALAWLDGDPDPVTREQLQAIMDDEDALAEAFAGPLQFGTAGLRGEIGPGESRMNQAVVIRATYGLVQWLLRQVERPRVVIGCDARHGSFTFAEAAAEVVAAAGGEALLLPLGQPTPLTSFSVRHLDADAGIMVTASHNPAKDNGYKVYLGGRIATGDAAGVQIVPPADKEIAACIAEAPAAASIARSAHFELVDTREAYRAATAPLGKPAGDLKIVLTPMHGVGGQLALDTLKDAGFGDVTVVEKQFEPDPDFPTVAFPNPEEDGALDLAVATAVDVDADLIIALDPDADRCALAVPARDGASAGTPVAQGWLKLSGDETGALIGDYIARTRSEGVLATSIVSGRLLSEIARAHGHGAATTLTGFKWIGRTPGLVYGYEEAIGHCVDPKHVRDKDGISAAVVVATLVSALKAEGKTVLDRFDELAREHGLYRTQPLTFRLEDPSQISGAMERLRSGKPAELAGSEVVEYADLRDGYGETPGTDGILIRTAADDRVIIRPSGTEPKLKCYLEVVRPVNGSPDWEAADARLDELSAATRKLCGF, from the coding sequence ATGAACCGCGAACTCCACGACAAGGCGCTAGCCTGGCTGGATGGTGACCCAGACCCTGTCACCCGCGAACAGTTACAAGCCATCATGGACGACGAAGACGCGCTCGCCGAAGCGTTCGCTGGGCCTCTCCAGTTTGGTACCGCCGGTCTACGCGGGGAGATCGGCCCCGGCGAATCCCGGATGAACCAAGCTGTGGTCATCCGCGCCACGTACGGTCTTGTACAGTGGCTGCTGCGCCAGGTCGAACGTCCGCGCGTAGTCATCGGATGCGATGCCCGCCACGGTTCCTTTACCTTCGCGGAGGCTGCTGCTGAGGTCGTCGCTGCGGCCGGGGGAGAGGCACTCCTCCTACCGTTGGGTCAGCCAACCCCATTGACCTCGTTTAGCGTGCGCCACCTTGATGCCGATGCCGGCATCATGGTGACCGCCTCCCACAACCCAGCCAAGGACAACGGATACAAGGTCTACCTGGGTGGGCGCATTGCAACCGGCGACGCTGCCGGCGTGCAGATCGTCCCACCAGCAGACAAGGAAATCGCGGCCTGCATCGCGGAAGCCCCAGCTGCGGCATCGATCGCGCGCAGCGCCCACTTCGAACTCGTGGACACCCGCGAGGCCTACCGTGCTGCCACCGCCCCGCTGGGAAAACCAGCCGGTGACCTCAAGATCGTGCTCACACCAATGCATGGAGTGGGCGGGCAACTCGCGCTCGATACCTTGAAAGATGCAGGTTTTGGGGACGTCACGGTCGTCGAGAAGCAGTTCGAGCCGGACCCCGATTTCCCCACTGTGGCCTTCCCGAACCCCGAGGAGGACGGTGCCCTGGACCTAGCGGTTGCTACCGCTGTGGACGTCGACGCGGACCTCATCATTGCGCTCGACCCCGATGCCGACCGCTGTGCGCTAGCCGTCCCCGCACGGGATGGGGCCAGCGCCGGAACGCCGGTGGCGCAGGGTTGGCTCAAGCTTTCTGGCGACGAGACCGGTGCGCTCATCGGTGACTACATCGCTCGGACCCGCAGCGAGGGCGTACTTGCGACGTCCATCGTCTCCGGGCGTCTGCTCTCCGAAATTGCGCGTGCACATGGGCACGGCGCTGCCACCACGCTCACAGGCTTCAAGTGGATCGGCCGCACTCCTGGCCTGGTGTACGGCTATGAGGAAGCCATCGGCCACTGCGTCGACCCGAAGCACGTGCGCGATAAGGATGGTATCTCTGCGGCTGTGGTGGTTGCTACGCTGGTCAGCGCGCTGAAGGCCGAGGGCAAAACAGTCCTGGATCGCTTCGATGAGCTCGCCCGCGAGCATGGCCTGTACCGTACCCAGCCGCTGACGTTCCGGCTCGAGGATCCATCCCAGATCAGCGGCGCGATGGAACGCCTGCGCTCCGGGAAGCCTGCCGAACTAGCTGGTAGCGAGGTCGTGGAGTACGCGGACCTGCGCGACGGCTACGGCGAAACCCCGGGCACCGACGGCATCCTCATCCGCACGGCTGCCGACGACCGCGTGATCATCCGCCCTTCCGGCACCGAACCAAAACTCAAGTGCTACCTCGAAGTAGTACGGCCGGTAAACGGTTCTCCCGATTGGGAGGCTGCCGACGCTCGGCTGGACGAGCTGAGCGCCGCGACACGTAAGCTCTGCGGCTTCTAA
- the deoD gene encoding purine-nucleoside phosphorylase, which yields MHNLETPKQSTPHIVPTGPIAETVLMPGDPLRAKFIAETYLENPVQFNAVRNMLGFTGTYQGQPVSVMGSGMGIPSISLYAYELIHFFGAKKLIRVGSCAGLQPDMKLFDIIVGSSASTDSRFLEQYNLPGTYAPTASWKLIEATYKQAQEQNVDIHVGNILSSDVFYNFQDDVNARWTAMGVLGVEMESAGLYAVAAEAGVDAMGIFTVSDVIGSGEKASAEERQSAFTQMMELALPLAAV from the coding sequence ATGCACAACTTGGAAACACCGAAGCAGTCCACCCCTCACATCGTTCCCACCGGCCCCATCGCAGAGACTGTCCTGATGCCTGGCGACCCACTGCGCGCCAAGTTCATCGCCGAGACCTACCTGGAAAACCCCGTCCAGTTCAACGCCGTGCGTAACATGCTCGGCTTCACCGGCACCTACCAGGGCCAACCGGTATCTGTCATGGGCTCGGGCATGGGTATCCCGTCGATCAGCCTGTACGCCTACGAGCTCATCCACTTCTTCGGGGCGAAGAAGCTCATCCGCGTCGGTTCGTGCGCGGGCCTGCAGCCGGACATGAAGCTTTTTGACATCATCGTCGGCTCCAGCGCCAGCACCGATTCCCGCTTCCTGGAGCAGTACAACCTGCCGGGAACCTACGCACCGACCGCGTCGTGGAAGCTCATCGAAGCCACCTACAAGCAGGCGCAAGAACAGAACGTGGACATCCACGTGGGCAACATCTTGTCTTCGGACGTGTTCTACAACTTCCAGGATGATGTGAACGCCCGCTGGACCGCCATGGGTGTCCTGGGCGTGGAGATGGAATCCGCAGGCCTGTACGCCGTCGCCGCCGAGGCCGGCGTTGATGCCATGGGTATCTTCACCGTTTCTGACGTCATCGGTTCGGGCGAGAAGGCCTCCGCCGAAGAACGCCAGAGCGCTTTCACCCAGATGATGGAGCTGGCCCTGCCACTGGCAGCGGTCTAA
- a CDS encoding MFS transporter translates to MTQTNGKPGLVARAANPKAAVPIILFTFVFSLIIDNGFKFMTAPMGEALNLSLNEVSLQASLAGVIIGIGAVVYAALADVVPIRKLMLIGIVLTVIGSMIGYFGQNVWALVLFGRIVQTTGLAAAETLYVIYVTKHLSEKDQKTYLGFSTSAFQAATLFGALTSGYIATHISWTAMFLIPLVLIIAVPIIMKTVPKEDNLTSGHVDWYGLLLIAVLATTVIMFMQAFNIWWLLPAIVALALFVYHVTHAKQPLVNAEFFKNRAYVTALLLVFVVYSVQLGYVVLFPAMAQEVHGLTADGASVLLIPGYTGAIIVGALSGKIGKFLPTRPAIFTAVGSITAALLLLAFAMNVGTWVFVLSSLLFACGFALLYAPLVATAIGDIPAEKSGIAIGFYNLTINVAVPLGIAYSAKLVDLNLGVPGFLASGSGTYPTVMAILAVIAVIGAVIYAALTAGMKHAE, encoded by the coding sequence ATGACGCAGACTAACGGTAAGCCCGGTCTTGTCGCCCGGGCCGCGAACCCGAAGGCAGCAGTGCCAATTATCCTGTTTACCTTCGTGTTCTCCCTGATCATTGACAATGGCTTCAAGTTCATGACAGCCCCAATGGGCGAGGCCTTGAACCTTTCACTCAACGAGGTTTCTCTGCAGGCTTCGCTGGCTGGTGTGATCATCGGCATTGGTGCGGTGGTGTATGCCGCGCTTGCCGACGTCGTCCCGATCAGAAAGCTGATGCTCATCGGCATCGTGCTCACTGTCATTGGCTCGATGATTGGTTACTTTGGCCAGAATGTGTGGGCGCTTGTCCTATTCGGCCGCATCGTGCAGACCACCGGCCTGGCTGCCGCGGAGACGCTGTACGTCATTTATGTGACCAAGCACCTTTCGGAGAAGGATCAGAAGACGTACTTGGGCTTCTCGACGTCTGCGTTCCAGGCCGCCACCCTGTTCGGCGCCCTGACCTCTGGTTATATTGCCACGCACATTTCGTGGACGGCCATGTTCTTGATCCCACTGGTGCTGATTATCGCGGTGCCGATCATCATGAAGACGGTCCCGAAGGAAGATAACCTGACCTCCGGGCACGTTGACTGGTACGGCCTGCTGCTCATCGCAGTATTGGCTACCACCGTGATTATGTTCATGCAGGCCTTTAACATCTGGTGGTTGCTGCCGGCAATCGTGGCCCTAGCACTGTTTGTCTACCACGTCACGCACGCGAAGCAGCCGCTGGTCAACGCGGAATTCTTCAAGAATCGTGCGTATGTCACTGCACTGCTGTTGGTCTTCGTGGTCTACTCAGTCCAGTTGGGGTACGTGGTCCTCTTCCCAGCGATGGCCCAGGAAGTTCATGGTTTGACCGCTGATGGCGCATCCGTGCTGCTGATCCCTGGTTACACCGGTGCGATCATCGTTGGTGCTCTGTCTGGCAAGATCGGCAAGTTCTTGCCCACCCGCCCCGCGATTTTCACCGCCGTTGGTTCCATTACCGCAGCCCTTCTGTTGCTGGCCTTCGCAATGAACGTGGGTACCTGGGTCTTCGTCTTAAGCTCCCTGCTCTTTGCCTGCGGTTTCGCACTCCTCTACGCGCCACTGGTCGCGACCGCTATCGGCGACATTCCAGCTGAGAAGTCCGGTATCGCGATTGGCTTCTACAACCTCACCATCAATGTCGCCGTCCCGCTGGGCATCGCTTACAGCGCGAAGCTCGTAGACCTTAACCTTGGCGTTCCAGGATTCCTGGCTTCCGGTTCAGGAACGTACCCCACGGTCATGGCCATCTTGGCGGTCATTGCAGTCATCGGTGCAGTCATCTACGCGGCGCTGACCGCAGGTATGAAGCACGCCGAATAA
- the nrdF gene encoding class 1b ribonucleoside-diphosphate reductase subunit beta has protein sequence MTTFTQSVTPPGYRRNPTAPIRPVNWNRLQDEKDLEVWNRLTANFWLPEKVPLSNDLGSWKDLTVDERQLTMRVFTGLTLLDTVQASVGEISQIQDAQTEHEEAIYANIAFMQAVHARSYSSVFSTLTSTPEIDAAYQWAVDNELLQVRAKAVLRYYYGEDPLRRKVASTLLSSLLLYAGFYLPLYFSTRGQLTNTADMIRLILRDKAVHGYYSGYKYQRGLEKLNDAGRAEMEEFTYGFVSELYDMEMAYSGDLYAGSGLIDGVATFVRYNANKALMNLGYQPLFTGEDGLSVDVEPNIIAALTPNSDENHDFFSGSGSSYIIGVSEETEDSDWDF, from the coding sequence ATGACAACGTTCACCCAGTCGGTCACCCCTCCCGGTTACCGCCGCAACCCCACCGCCCCAATCCGGCCCGTGAACTGGAACCGTCTCCAGGACGAAAAAGACCTGGAGGTCTGGAACCGCCTCACCGCCAACTTCTGGCTCCCGGAGAAAGTCCCGCTCTCCAATGATCTAGGGTCTTGGAAGGATCTCACGGTCGATGAACGGCAGCTGACCATGCGGGTCTTCACCGGACTTACCCTGCTGGATACCGTGCAGGCCAGCGTCGGGGAGATCAGCCAGATCCAGGACGCCCAAACAGAACACGAGGAAGCGATTTACGCGAACATCGCGTTCATGCAGGCGGTCCACGCCCGCAGCTACTCGTCGGTGTTCTCCACGCTGACGTCCACCCCGGAGATTGACGCCGCGTACCAGTGGGCCGTCGATAATGAGCTCCTTCAGGTCCGCGCGAAGGCAGTACTGCGCTACTACTACGGTGAGGATCCACTTCGCCGCAAGGTGGCGTCGACGCTACTGTCTTCGCTGTTGCTCTACGCCGGGTTCTACCTGCCTTTATATTTCTCCACCCGCGGCCAGCTGACCAACACTGCCGACATGATCCGCCTCATCCTGCGCGACAAGGCCGTCCACGGCTACTACTCCGGCTACAAGTACCAGCGTGGGCTGGAAAAACTCAACGACGCCGGCCGCGCGGAAATGGAGGAGTTCACGTACGGCTTCGTCAGCGAGCTCTACGACATGGAGATGGCGTACTCCGGGGACCTCTATGCAGGTTCTGGGCTTATCGACGGCGTGGCCACCTTCGTGCGCTACAACGCGAATAAGGCGCTCATGAACTTGGGCTACCAGCCACTCTTTACCGGCGAGGATGGTCTGAGCGTGGACGTGGAGCCGAACATCATCGCGGCGTTGACGCCGAATTCGGATGAAAACCACGATTTCTTCTCCGGCTCGGGTTCCTCCTACATCATCGGAGTCTCCGAGGAGACTGAGGATTCGGACTGGGATTTCTAA